The following coding sequences lie in one Microvirga sp. 17 mud 1-3 genomic window:
- the trmFO gene encoding methylenetetrahydrofolate--tRNA-(uracil(54)-C(5))-methyltransferase (FADH(2)-oxidizing) TrmFO encodes MSKLQPIHVVGGGLAGSEAAWQIAQAGVPVILHEMRPVRGTDAHKTDGLAELVCSNSFRSDDAETNAVGLLHQEMRALGSLIMAKGDINQVPAGGALAVDRDGFSEAVTATLKAHPLVTIERGEIAGLPPEDWSSVIVATGPLTSPALAEAILGLTGETSLAFFDAIAPIVYRESIDMDIAWFQSRYDKIGPGGTGKDYINCPMTREQYEAFVDALIVGDKTEFKEWENTPYFDGCLPIEVMAERGRETLRHGPMKPVGLTDPRNPDRKPYAIVQLRQDNALGTLFNMVGFQTKLKYGAQTGIFRMIPGLEKAEFARLGGIHRNTYLNSPKLLDPVLRLKAMPRLRFAGQITGCEGYVESAAVGLMAGRFAAAERLGRPLSPLPATTALGALVNHITGGHIETIDEGPRSFQPMNVNFGLFPPVEFAAKDEAGKRLRGPAKSVARKKALTDRARADLAAWKASQEMPAAAE; translated from the coding sequence ATGAGCAAGCTTCAACCGATCCATGTCGTCGGCGGCGGCCTCGCCGGTTCGGAAGCGGCCTGGCAGATCGCGCAGGCCGGCGTCCCCGTCATTCTCCATGAGATGCGCCCTGTCCGCGGCACCGACGCCCACAAGACCGACGGCCTGGCCGAACTCGTCTGCTCGAACTCCTTCCGCTCCGACGATGCCGAGACCAACGCGGTCGGCCTGCTCCACCAGGAGATGCGCGCCCTCGGCTCGCTCATCATGGCGAAGGGCGACATCAACCAGGTTCCGGCCGGCGGCGCCCTGGCAGTGGATCGGGATGGTTTCTCGGAGGCAGTGACTGCAACGCTCAAAGCTCATCCCCTCGTCACCATCGAGCGGGGCGAGATCGCCGGGTTGCCTCCGGAGGACTGGTCCTCCGTGATTGTGGCGACCGGCCCGCTCACGTCGCCTGCCCTGGCGGAGGCGATCCTCGGCCTTACGGGGGAGACGTCGCTTGCCTTCTTCGACGCCATCGCGCCCATCGTCTACCGCGAGTCCATCGACATGGACATCGCGTGGTTCCAGTCGCGCTACGACAAGATCGGCCCCGGCGGCACGGGCAAGGACTACATCAATTGCCCGATGACGAGGGAGCAGTACGAGGCCTTCGTGGATGCGCTGATCGTCGGCGACAAGACCGAGTTCAAGGAGTGGGAGAACACCCCCTATTTCGACGGCTGCCTGCCCATCGAGGTGATGGCCGAGCGCGGACGAGAGACGCTCCGCCATGGCCCTATGAAGCCGGTCGGCCTCACCGATCCGCGCAACCCGGACCGGAAGCCCTATGCGATCGTGCAGCTGCGCCAGGACAATGCCCTCGGCACCTTGTTCAACATGGTGGGTTTCCAGACCAAGCTGAAATACGGAGCCCAGACGGGCATCTTCCGCATGATCCCAGGCCTGGAAAAGGCCGAGTTCGCGCGGCTCGGCGGCATCCACCGCAACACCTATCTGAATTCGCCCAAGCTCCTCGACCCGGTGCTGCGTCTCAAGGCCATGCCCCGCCTGCGCTTCGCGGGCCAGATCACCGGCTGCGAGGGCTATGTGGAGAGCGCGGCCGTGGGCCTGATGGCAGGGCGCTTCGCGGCGGCGGAACGGCTCGGCCGTCCGCTCTCACCCCTGCCCGCCACCACGGCGCTCGGCGCCCTCGTCAACCACATCACCGGCGGCCATATTGAGACCATCGACGAGGGCCCGCGCTCCTTCCAGCCGATGAACGTGAATTTCGGCCTGTTCCCGCCGGTGGAATTTGCCGCCAAGGACGAGGCCGGCAAGCGCCTGCGCGGCCCGGCCAAGTCGGTCGCCCGCAAGAAGGCCCTGACCGACCGCGCCCGCGCCGACCTCGCGGCCTGGAAGGCGAGCCAGGAGATGCCGGCAGCGGCGGAGTAA
- a CDS encoding phytoene/squalene synthase family protein — MAAEDLTFAYSHCETLVREADPDRFWSSQFAPADKRPHLHALHAFNYEIARVRDSVREAMLGEIRLQWWRDALQGEVRGDVRANPIAAALDDTIVKFRLPRSALVSLIDARIFDLYDDPMPSLNDLEGYCGETASSLVRLAGIVLMSGTDPGHADAAGHAGVAYAVTGLLRAFPWHARQGQVFIPAEILARHGVVRDDIVTGRGGPGLKGALGDMRAVARRHLEQVRTLQATIPAEAQPAFRSLALVQPYLKAMERRDYDPFHTEVDIPRWRKIWALWRGAF; from the coding sequence ATGGCCGCCGAGGACCTGACTTTCGCCTATTCCCATTGCGAGACGCTCGTCCGCGAGGCCGATCCCGACCGGTTCTGGTCGAGCCAGTTCGCCCCGGCTGACAAGCGCCCGCACCTCCACGCACTCCACGCCTTCAACTACGAGATCGCCCGCGTGCGCGATTCCGTGCGCGAAGCCATGCTTGGGGAAATCCGCCTGCAATGGTGGCGGGATGCGCTCCAGGGCGAGGTGAGGGGAGACGTGCGCGCAAACCCGATCGCGGCCGCCCTCGACGACACCATCGTCAAGTTCCGCCTGCCGCGTTCGGCGCTGGTCAGCCTGATCGATGCGCGCATCTTCGACCTCTACGACGATCCCATGCCGTCGCTCAACGACCTGGAAGGCTATTGCGGCGAGACAGCCTCGAGCCTCGTCCGCCTCGCCGGCATCGTGCTGATGAGCGGCACCGATCCGGGCCATGCGGATGCGGCCGGCCATGCGGGCGTCGCCTATGCGGTGACGGGGCTGCTGAGGGCCTTCCCCTGGCACGCTCGCCAGGGCCAGGTCTTCATCCCGGCCGAGATCCTCGCCCGCCACGGGGTGGTGCGCGACGATATCGTGACCGGACGGGGCGGCCCGGGCCTCAAGGGAGCGCTCGGGGACATGCGCGCCGTTGCCCGGCGGCATCTCGAACAGGTCAGGACCCTGCAGGCCACGATACCCGCCGAGGCCCAGCCGGCCTTCCGATCCCTGGCTCTCGTCCAGCCCTACCTGAAGGCCATGGAGCGGCGCGATTACGACCCTTTCCATACGGAGGTCGATATCCCTCGATGGCGCAAGATCTGGGCCCTGTGGCGGGGCGCGTTCTAA
- a CDS encoding DUF1127 domain-containing protein yields MFVTYILSKVRAYMRYRETVRELSQLSDRELDDLGISRFQIESIAREHAVA; encoded by the coding sequence ATGTTCGTGACCTACATTCTCTCTAAAGTCCGCGCCTACATGCGTTATCGTGAGACCGTCCGTGAGCTTTCGCAGCTTTCCGACCGCGAGCTCGACGATCTGGGCATCTCCCGCTTCCAGATCGAGAGCATCGCTCGCGAGCACGCTGTCGCCTAA
- a CDS encoding VOC family protein yields MKVKRIVANIASQDFEAARRFYHDVLGLELLMDHGWLVTYGSREAMNVQISIAVQGGSGTPVPDLSIEVDDVDTALERMKQAGFPIEYGPANEPWGVRRFFVRDPLGRLVNILTHL; encoded by the coding sequence ATGAAGGTGAAACGGATCGTCGCCAATATCGCGAGCCAGGATTTCGAGGCTGCCCGGCGCTTCTATCACGATGTGCTCGGTCTCGAATTGCTCATGGATCACGGCTGGCTCGTCACTTACGGCTCGCGTGAAGCCATGAATGTCCAGATCAGCATTGCGGTGCAGGGCGGCTCCGGCACGCCGGTTCCCGACCTTTCGATCGAGGTGGACGATGTCGACACGGCCCTCGAGCGCATGAAGCAGGCGGGGTTTCCCATCGAATACGGACCCGCCAATGAGCCCTGGGGCGTGCGGCGCTTCTTTGTGCGCGATCCCCTCGGCCGTCTGGTCAACATCCTGACGCATCTCTGA
- a CDS encoding four-helix bundle copper-binding protein yields MHAQEMIRSHPQVQGRTNDALIRCIEECYDCAQICTSCADACLGEEMVQQLRQCIRLNLDCADICMVTGTMATRRTGSNEELLHRMIETCAMACRLCAEECERHAQHHEHCRVCAEACRRCEEACRSAMSGMGSRH; encoded by the coding sequence ATGCACGCACAGGAGATGATCCGCTCCCATCCGCAGGTCCAGGGCCGGACAAACGATGCGCTGATCCGCTGCATCGAGGAATGCTACGACTGCGCCCAGATCTGCACCTCCTGCGCCGATGCCTGCCTTGGCGAGGAAATGGTGCAGCAACTCAGGCAATGCATCCGCCTCAATCTGGATTGCGCCGATATCTGCATGGTCACAGGAACAATGGCCACGCGACGGACCGGCTCGAACGAGGAGCTGCTGCATCGGATGATCGAGACCTGTGCCATGGCCTGCCGGCTCTGCGCGGAAGAATGCGAACGCCATGCTCAGCATCACGAGCATTGCCGGGTCTGCGCAGAGGCCTGCCGCCGCTGTGAGGAGGCCTGCCGCAGCGCCATGAGCGGCATGGGCTCCCGTCACTAG
- a CDS encoding glucose 1-dehydrogenase — translation MTRPVVLITGGSRGIGAAVAQRAAERGYDVAINYRSEREAAERVAEACRAAGAAVVTCQGDMAVSADVVRIFDEAQAALGSLSHVVNNAGITGRSGRLERTPDETIRDCVEINVLGALWVAREAARRLSTRQGGKGGSIVNISSVASRLGSPGEYVWYAASKGAVDALTTGLARELADDGIRVNAVSPGMTRTEIHEKSTGDAARVERLRTSIPLQRIGEPEEIAEAVLFLMSDAASYITGANLPVSGGR, via the coding sequence ATGACACGACCGGTCGTGCTTATAACAGGTGGAAGCCGCGGCATAGGCGCCGCGGTGGCGCAGCGCGCCGCCGAGCGCGGCTATGACGTAGCGATCAATTACAGATCGGAGCGGGAGGCTGCGGAGCGCGTGGCGGAAGCCTGCCGGGCAGCCGGTGCTGCGGTGGTGACGTGCCAGGGCGATATGGCCGTTTCGGCCGACGTGGTGCGCATTTTCGACGAGGCGCAGGCTGCTTTGGGCTCGCTCTCTCATGTGGTGAACAATGCGGGCATCACCGGCCGGTCCGGACGCCTGGAACGGACGCCCGACGAGACGATTCGCGACTGTGTCGAGATCAATGTGCTGGGGGCCCTATGGGTTGCCAGGGAGGCGGCGCGACGCCTTTCCACCCGCCAGGGCGGAAAGGGCGGCTCGATCGTCAATATCTCGTCCGTTGCGTCCCGGCTCGGAAGCCCCGGCGAATATGTCTGGTATGCGGCGTCCAAGGGCGCGGTCGATGCCCTGACGACGGGGCTCGCCCGGGAGCTGGCAGATGACGGAATACGCGTGAACGCGGTTTCGCCGGGCATGACCCGAACCGAAATTCACGAAAAGAGCACGGGCGATGCAGCGCGGGTGGAAAGGCTGCGCACCAGTATTCCTTTGCAGAGGATCGGAGAGCCGGAGGAAATCGCCGAGGCGGTCCTGTTCCTGATGTCGGACGCGGCCTCCTACATCACAGGCGCCAACCTTCCCGTTTCTGGCGGCCGGTGA
- the ilvD gene encoding dihydroxy-acid dehydratase, with the protein MPQYRSRTTTHGRNMAGARGLWRATGMKDEDFGKPIIAVVNSFTQFVPGHVHLKDLGQMVAREIEKAGGVAKEFNTIAVDDGIAMGHDGMLYSLPSREIIADSVEYMVNAHCADAMVCISNCDKITPGMLMASLRLNIPTVFVSGGPMEAGKLTLRGKLKAMDLVDAMVVAADDSYTDEEVQAVERSACPTCGSCSGMFTANSMNCLTEALGLSLPGNGTVLATHADRKRLFVEAGHLIVDLARRYYEQDDTSVLPRSVASFEAFENAMTLDIAMGGSTNTVLHLLAAAHEGEVDFTMKDIDRLSRRVPVLCKVAPAVADVHIEDVHRAGGIMGILGELDRAGLIHRNTSTVHSESLGHALDRWDVMRTNSEAVRTFFQAAPGGVPTQVAFSQDRRWEELDLDRQKGVIREKSHAFSKDGGLAVLYGNLAEDGCIVKTAGVDESILTFSGPAKVFESQDDAVKGILGGAVKAGDVVVIRYEGPRGGPGMQEMLYPTSYLKSKGLGKACALITDGRFSGGTSGLSIGHASPEAAEGGLIGLVEEGDRIEIDIPNRTIRLAVSDEVIATRRAAEEARGAKAWKPHAERPRKVSTALKAYAAMATSAARGAVRVLPD; encoded by the coding sequence ATGCCGCAATATCGTTCCCGTACCACCACCCATGGCCGCAACATGGCCGGCGCCCGCGGGCTCTGGCGCGCCACGGGCATGAAGGACGAGGATTTCGGCAAGCCTATTATTGCCGTGGTGAACTCCTTCACCCAGTTCGTGCCCGGCCACGTCCACCTGAAGGATCTGGGCCAGATGGTCGCCCGCGAGATCGAGAAGGCGGGCGGCGTCGCCAAGGAATTCAACACCATCGCGGTGGATGACGGCATCGCCATGGGCCATGACGGCATGCTCTACAGCCTGCCGTCCCGCGAAATCATCGCGGATTCGGTCGAGTACATGGTCAATGCCCATTGCGCGGACGCGATGGTGTGCATCTCCAATTGCGACAAGATCACTCCCGGCATGCTGATGGCGTCGCTTCGCCTCAACATCCCGACCGTGTTCGTGTCCGGCGGGCCCATGGAGGCCGGCAAGCTGACCCTGCGCGGCAAGCTCAAGGCCATGGATCTTGTCGACGCCATGGTGGTGGCGGCCGACGACAGCTACACCGACGAGGAAGTGCAGGCCGTCGAGCGCTCCGCCTGCCCGACCTGCGGCTCCTGCTCGGGTATGTTTACGGCCAATTCCATGAACTGCCTGACCGAGGCGCTCGGCCTCTCGCTGCCGGGCAACGGCACGGTGCTGGCGACCCATGCGGACCGCAAGCGCCTCTTCGTGGAGGCTGGCCACCTGATCGTGGATCTGGCGCGCCGCTATTACGAGCAGGACGACACATCCGTGCTGCCGCGCTCCGTTGCAAGCTTCGAGGCGTTCGAGAACGCCATGACCCTCGACATCGCCATGGGCGGCTCCACCAACACAGTGCTGCACCTACTGGCCGCCGCCCACGAGGGCGAGGTGGATTTCACCATGAAGGACATCGACCGCCTGTCGCGCCGGGTGCCTGTGCTCTGCAAGGTCGCGCCCGCAGTGGCCGATGTCCACATCGAGGATGTGCATCGCGCCGGCGGCATCATGGGCATTCTCGGCGAGCTCGATCGCGCTGGCCTCATCCATCGGAACACTTCCACCGTCCACAGCGAGAGCCTGGGCCACGCGCTCGACCGCTGGGACGTGATGCGCACCAACAGCGAGGCCGTCCGCACCTTCTTTCAGGCTGCGCCGGGCGGCGTGCCGACCCAGGTGGCCTTCAGCCAGGACCGCCGCTGGGAGGAACTCGACCTCGACCGTCAGAAGGGCGTGATCCGCGAGAAATCCCATGCCTTCTCGAAGGATGGTGGCCTCGCGGTGCTCTATGGCAATCTTGCGGAGGACGGCTGCATCGTGAAGACGGCGGGCGTCGATGAGAGCATTCTCACCTTCAGCGGCCCGGCCAAGGTCTTCGAGAGCCAGGACGATGCCGTGAAGGGAATCCTCGGCGGAGCCGTGAAGGCCGGCGATGTGGTGGTGATCCGCTACGAAGGGCCGCGCGGCGGTCCCGGCATGCAGGAGATGCTCTATCCCACGAGCTACCTGAAATCGAAGGGTCTCGGAAAGGCCTGCGCGCTCATCACCGACGGCCGCTTCTCGGGCGGCACTTCGGGCCTTTCCATCGGCCACGCTTCGCCGGAAGCCGCGGAAGGCGGCCTTATCGGCCTCGTGGAGGAGGGGGATCGGATCGAGATCGATATCCCGAACCGCACGATCCGGCTCGCGGTGTCCGATGAGGTCATCGCCACCCGGCGCGCCGCCGAGGAGGCGAGGGGCGCCAAGGCCTGGAAGCCCCACGCGGAGCGTCCGCGCAAGGTCTCGACCGCGCTGAAGGCCTATGCGGCCATGGCGACCAGCGCCGCCCGCGGTGCTGTGCGCGTCCTGCCGGATTAA
- a CDS encoding porin: MQRPFLILAAAGLGLAGLAASTFPAAACPPGFSALQGSDTCVRISGRVRADTVIGSSRSRGSDSVRTGASGRVQLDLRKQTEYGPFRAVIRAEGMSRVP; this comes from the coding sequence ATGCAAAGACCCTTTCTCATCCTGGCCGCCGCCGGCCTCGGGCTGGCGGGCCTCGCCGCCAGCACCTTCCCGGCGGCCGCCTGCCCGCCGGGCTTTTCAGCCCTCCAGGGCTCCGACACCTGCGTGCGCATCAGCGGCCGTGTCCGTGCCGACACGGTGATCGGCTCCAGCCGCTCGCGGGGCTCCGATTCCGTACGCACCGGCGCCAGCGGGCGCGTCCAGCTCGATTTACGCAAACAGACCGAATACGGACCGTTCCGGGCGGTCATCCGCGCAGAGGGAATGTCGCGGGTACCTTAA
- a CDS encoding Lrp/AsnC family transcriptional regulator codes for MPYIALDAIDLKILAALQDDGRLTNNELADRVGLSPSPCLRRVRRLERDGFIRAYRAVLDRDSVGLGLTVFVEIKVEKHSRDNARALQEALSGMPEVVACHMVSGTADFVVEIVVPNLKAYERLLTEKLLTLPMIGDIRSNFVLTRTKSEAPLPLSHLKRSGGREAVGSAGEPDCD; via the coding sequence ATGCCCTACATTGCCCTCGATGCCATTGACCTGAAAATTCTCGCGGCCCTGCAGGATGACGGTCGGCTGACCAACAACGAGCTGGCGGATCGGGTCGGGCTGTCTCCATCGCCCTGCCTGCGACGGGTGCGCCGGCTAGAGCGGGACGGTTTCATCCGAGCCTATCGGGCCGTGCTCGACCGGGACTCTGTCGGTCTCGGCCTGACGGTCTTCGTGGAGATCAAGGTCGAGAAGCACTCGCGCGACAACGCCCGGGCCCTTCAGGAGGCACTCTCCGGAATGCCCGAGGTGGTGGCCTGCCACATGGTCTCGGGAACGGCGGATTTCGTGGTCGAGATCGTAGTCCCCAACCTGAAGGCCTATGAGCGGCTCCTGACCGAGAAGCTCCTGACCCTGCCCATGATTGGCGACATCCGCTCCAACTTCGTCCTGACCCGGACCAAGTCCGAGGCGCCGCTGCCCCTATCCCATCTCAAGCGTAGTGGAGGTCGCGAGGCGGTTGGCTCGGCAGGTGAGCCGGACTGCGACTGA
- a CDS encoding GyrI-like domain-containing protein, whose product MKAALRNYHARMQRVLDYIDRNLGSDLDLETLSGVAAFSKFHFHRQFTATFGLSVHRYVQLARMKRASHRLAYMGAQSVTDIAMDAGYDAPDAFARAFRQRFGQSPSSFRKSPDWERWLAAFGPLDNARSKFMQKTFTTDDVTIREVPPTPVAIMEHRGDPAMLGATIQRFIAWRRASGLHPRTNATFTVWRSERRPESPADYSVDLCVGTDQPVAANGEQIKAGEIPGGRCAVLRVVGNTDNLEPAALFLYRDWLPSSGEEARDFPIYCQRLSFFPEVPEHEAVAEVFLPLK is encoded by the coding sequence ATGAAGGCGGCGCTTCGAAACTACCATGCCAGGATGCAGCGGGTTCTGGACTATATCGACCGGAACCTCGGAAGCGATCTGGATCTGGAAACGCTGAGCGGTGTTGCGGCCTTCTCAAAGTTTCACTTCCACCGGCAGTTCACGGCAACCTTCGGGCTGTCCGTGCATCGCTATGTCCAGCTCGCCCGGATGAAGCGCGCTTCGCACCGGCTGGCCTATATGGGCGCCCAAAGCGTCACGGACATTGCGATGGATGCCGGCTACGATGCACCGGACGCCTTCGCCCGCGCCTTTCGGCAACGGTTCGGGCAATCGCCTTCGTCGTTCCGAAAATCTCCCGACTGGGAGCGGTGGCTTGCGGCCTTCGGGCCTCTCGACAATGCGAGGAGCAAGTTCATGCAGAAGACTTTCACCACCGACGACGTGACGATCCGCGAAGTGCCCCCCACACCCGTGGCAATCATGGAGCATCGGGGCGATCCGGCGATGCTGGGTGCCACGATCCAGCGGTTCATCGCGTGGCGCAGGGCCTCCGGCCTGCATCCCAGGACGAACGCAACCTTCACGGTCTGGCGTTCCGAGCGGAGACCTGAATCGCCCGCAGATTACAGCGTGGATCTTTGTGTCGGAACCGACCAACCGGTCGCGGCGAATGGCGAGCAGATCAAGGCGGGCGAGATCCCCGGCGGGCGCTGCGCGGTGCTGCGCGTCGTCGGCAACACGGATAATCTGGAGCCCGCCGCGCTCTTTCTTTACCGCGACTGGCTTCCGTCCAGTGGCGAGGAAGCGCGCGACTTCCCGATCTATTGCCAGAGGCTGAGCTTCTTTCCGGAGGTGCCAGAGCACGAGGCGGTCGCGGAAGTGTTTCTGCCGCTGAAATAG
- a CDS encoding chloride channel protein has translation MHSSFDRLRVLRSIPYWRSRTVFWCGGALAGLAAALFAIAADEAQVIFRDLLKISPYLPLVLTPLGFAVSVAVAKRFFPGSQGSGIPQAIAAREVHDETLRKHLVSLRIAFGKVLLTLLGLLCGASIGREGPTVQVGASILHAVGRISQRHYQGVILAGSAAGVAAAFNTPLAGIVFAIEEMSRSFEQRTSGLVLTTVIIAGMASMALLGNYTYFGHTAVSLVSVTQWLAVPLCGVCGGFLGGIFSQVVVMVSRLRTGPLRAFMSGYPVVFAASCGLLVALLGLASGGTIYGTGYQEAKALLDGGSGVPASFGLMKMVATILSSLSGLPGGIFAPSLAIGAGLGSNLSALLPETPVAAVVILGMVGYFAGVVQAPITSFVIVMEMTDDHAMALPLMATALIGYSVSRFMGTEPIYHALAQAFIPAAPPKGAETSPKEPPVSPNAS, from the coding sequence GTGCATAGCTCGTTCGACCGGCTCCGGGTCCTGCGCTCGATTCCGTATTGGCGCAGCCGCACGGTGTTCTGGTGCGGCGGTGCGCTGGCGGGTCTCGCTGCGGCCCTGTTCGCGATTGCGGCGGACGAGGCGCAGGTCATTTTCCGGGACCTGCTGAAAATCTCGCCTTATCTGCCCCTCGTCTTGACACCCCTCGGCTTTGCCGTGTCGGTTGCGGTGGCGAAGCGTTTCTTTCCGGGTTCGCAGGGTAGTGGAATTCCCCAAGCCATCGCGGCGCGCGAAGTGCATGACGAGACGCTCAGAAAGCACCTCGTATCTCTCCGCATTGCCTTTGGTAAGGTCCTTCTGACGCTTCTGGGCCTGTTATGTGGAGCGTCCATCGGCCGGGAAGGGCCGACCGTGCAGGTCGGGGCCTCCATCCTCCACGCGGTCGGAAGGATTTCGCAGCGGCACTACCAGGGCGTGATCCTGGCCGGCAGCGCGGCCGGTGTGGCGGCCGCCTTCAACACGCCTCTTGCCGGCATCGTTTTCGCCATCGAGGAGATGAGCCGCTCCTTCGAACAGCGAACCAGCGGTCTCGTCCTGACGACCGTCATCATCGCCGGCATGGCATCGATGGCTCTGCTCGGCAATTACACCTATTTCGGCCACACCGCCGTGTCCCTCGTATCGGTCACGCAGTGGCTAGCAGTTCCGCTCTGCGGCGTCTGCGGCGGCTTTCTCGGAGGGATATTCAGCCAGGTCGTCGTGATGGTTTCGCGTCTGAGGACAGGGCCGCTGCGGGCCTTCATGTCCGGCTACCCTGTGGTTTTCGCAGCGAGCTGCGGGCTGCTCGTTGCCCTGCTCGGGCTCGCATCGGGCGGCACGATCTACGGAACCGGCTATCAGGAAGCGAAGGCCCTGCTCGACGGAGGGTCCGGCGTTCCGGCGTCGTTCGGGCTTATGAAGATGGTGGCAACCATCCTCTCGTCCTTGAGCGGACTTCCGGGCGGAATCTTTGCCCCGTCGCTGGCCATCGGGGCCGGGCTTGGATCGAACCTCTCGGCTCTCCTGCCCGAAACCCCCGTCGCAGCGGTCGTGATTCTCGGAATGGTCGGCTATTTTGCCGGTGTCGTGCAGGCGCCGATCACATCCTTCGTGATCGTGATGGAAATGACCGATGACCATGCCATGGCGCTGCCGCTCATGGCGACGGCGCTGATCGGCTACAGCGTCTCCCGGTTCATGGGGACAGAGCCGATCTACCACGCTCTCGCACAGGCGTTCATTCCGGCTGCTCCGCCGAAAGGAGCCGAGACGTCTCCCAAGGAGCCGCCCGTTTCGCCTAACGCATCCTGA
- a CDS encoding DUF6790 family protein, which translates to MQQVIVFLLSNFTLTFFVAGLIAALIALLRHPKPWSRPVVVEAMLSWFLFFALGVTFLYNFVMHVFFSEMAASFIGWQTSPFQKEVGFASLGFSLVGFLASRGGAGMRLAAILGPACFLWGAAIGHVIQMVEAHNYAPGNAGVIFYTDIFIPLIGFVLLWLSREQDPRLNYAR; encoded by the coding sequence ATGCAACAGGTCATCGTTTTCCTTCTGAGCAATTTTACGCTCACGTTCTTCGTCGCCGGGCTGATCGCGGCCCTCATCGCGCTCCTGCGCCATCCAAAGCCCTGGTCGCGCCCGGTCGTCGTCGAGGCGATGCTGTCCTGGTTCCTGTTCTTCGCGCTGGGCGTCACGTTCCTCTACAATTTCGTCATGCATGTCTTCTTCTCGGAAATGGCCGCCAGCTTCATCGGCTGGCAGACGAGCCCGTTCCAGAAGGAGGTGGGCTTCGCGAGCCTCGGTTTTTCGCTGGTAGGGTTTCTGGCCTCCAGGGGAGGGGCGGGCATGCGCCTCGCGGCCATTCTGGGGCCCGCATGCTTTCTCTGGGGAGCCGCCATCGGCCACGTGATCCAGATGGTGGAGGCGCACAATTATGCGCCCGGCAATGCGGGAGTGATCTTCTACACGGACATCTTCATCCCGCTGATCGGCTTCGTGCTGCTCTGGCTGAGCCGGGAGCAGGACCCTCGCCTGAACTATGCACGGTAG
- a CDS encoding DMT family transporter — translation MSGTSLSDSTSGRLSPALALNRSPRLGWIAGLVTVIIWAFWMVGTRHAVTHDLPPAAVGIVRFAVPALLLAPAVWRRGFWPKDLPFRTKLGLLCSGAPFFLIVATGMESAPAADIGPLLPGTMPLFVALIGYLVLGETLGRTRLFGFAMILLAVLCVAGPSLLGAGNGAWRGHLLLLSGACLWGIFTHAYKRSRLTALQAAGLVGLWSLALLLPLGGPALVRAAGDGLADAILVQAVLQGFLSGVVGLVLYGYAIDRLGASRAAALSPLGPVLAAILAIPLLGEIPSLNAVLGIGLATLGVLLASGIFAAKEKA, via the coding sequence ATGTCCGGCACATCCCTGTCCGATTCTACCTCCGGCAGGCTTTCGCCTGCCCTCGCCCTTAACCGCAGCCCCCGGCTCGGATGGATCGCGGGCCTCGTCACGGTCATCATCTGGGCTTTCTGGATGGTCGGGACCCGCCATGCGGTGACGCACGACCTCCCGCCGGCAGCCGTCGGCATCGTGCGCTTCGCGGTTCCGGCGCTCCTTCTCGCGCCGGCGGTGTGGCGCAGGGGTTTCTGGCCCAAGGATCTGCCCTTCCGAACGAAGCTCGGCCTCCTGTGCTCCGGCGCCCCATTCTTTCTCATCGTCGCCACCGGTATGGAATCCGCGCCGGCGGCCGATATCGGCCCCCTGCTGCCCGGCACCATGCCGCTTTTCGTTGCCCTCATCGGGTATCTCGTCCTTGGCGAAACCCTCGGGCGGACGCGCCTTTTCGGCTTTGCTATGATCCTTCTCGCGGTCCTATGCGTCGCGGGCCCCAGCCTCCTCGGCGCGGGCAACGGGGCATGGCGCGGGCACCTGCTGCTCCTGAGCGGCGCCTGCCTGTGGGGGATCTTCACCCATGCTTACAAGCGCAGCCGCCTGACCGCCCTTCAGGCTGCAGGCCTCGTCGGGCTCTGGTCGCTGGCTCTCCTGCTCCCGCTCGGCGGTCCCGCCCTCGTCCGCGCCGCCGGGGACGGACTTGCGGACGCGATCCTCGTACAGGCGGTGCTCCAGGGTTTCCTGTCCGGCGTGGTGGGTCTCGTGCTCTACGGCTACGCCATCGATCGACTCGGCGCTTCCCGGGCCGCGGCCCTGTCACCCCTCGGTCCCGTCCTGGCCGCGATCCTGGCCATTCCGCTCCTGGGCGAAATACCGAGCCTCAACGCGGTCCTGGGCATCGGTCTCGCGACGCTCGGCGTCCTCCTGGCGAGCGGAATCTTCGCGGCCAAAGAGAAAGCCTGA